The DNA sequence CTGCTCGTGCGGCGGGACGAAGCAGGCGCGCTGGATTTCCGCGGCGAAGTTCAGGCCAGCGGTGCGTTGCCCGGCGGCAGGGCCGAAGGGTTGACATTGCCGGTTTCGGGCAGCTGGTCCCCGCAGGCGGGGCTGGCGCTGTGGCAGCGATGTACCGACCTGCGCTTCGACCGGCTGGAGGTGGCGGACCTCTCGCTCGACGGTCGGCGGCTGAGGCTGTGCCCGCCGCGCGGCCGCGCGATCCTGCGCTATGGCGCGTCCGGGCTGCAGATTGCCGCCGGTGCGCCCTCGCTCGATCTCACGGGGACGCTCGCCGGTACGCCGCTGGCGATCCGCAGCGGGCCGGTGGGCTTCGGCTGGCCGGGCGCGGTGAGCGCGCGGCAATTGCAGGTGACGCTCGGCCCCCCGGATTCTGCCACCAGCTTCGCGATCTCCGATCTCGGCGCCCGCATTGGGGATGAGATTGCGGGCAGCTTCACCGGCGCCGACATCAAGCTCTTCTCGGTGCCGCTCGATCTGCTCGGCGCATCGGGCGATTGGCGCTATGCCGATGGACGGCTGGTGCTGACGAACGGCAGCTTCCGCCTGGAAGACCGCGCGGCGAGCGACCGATTCGAACCGCTGATGGCGCGCGACGCCACGCTGACGCTGGCGAACAGCCGCATCACCGCGCGTGCCCTGCTGCGTGAACCCGCGTCGGATCGCGCGGTGACGCGGGTGGACATCGCCCACAATCTCTCCACCGCCACGGGCCACGCCGATCTGGCGGTGGAAGGGCTGCAGTTCGACAGCAAGCTCCAGCCCGAGCAGCTGAGCAAGCTGGCCTATGGCGTCGTCGCGAACGTGAAGGGCACGGTCACCGGCACGGGGCGGATCGACTGGAATGCGGAGCGGGTCACCAGCAGCGGGCGCTTCTCCAGCGATTCGCTCGATCTTGCCGCCGTATTCGGGCCGGTGCGCGGAGCGTCGGGCACGATCGTCTTCACCGATCTGCTCGGCCTTACCACCGCGGCGCATCAGACGATCCATGTGGCGGCGATCAATCCGGGCACCGAAGTCTATGACGGCGATGTGGTCTTCACGCTGACCGGCGGTGAGCTGCTGCAGGTGGAGGGCGGGAAATGGCCCTTCTTCGGCGGCACCTTGACTATGCAGCCGGTGCCGATCCGCTTTGGCGCGGCGGAGGAGCGGCGCTACACCTTCGATATCCAGGGCCTGGACGCGGCGCTGTTCATCCAGCGGATGGAGCTGGAGAACATCTCCGCCACCGGCGTGTTCGACGGCACCGTGCCGATCGTGTTCGACCGTGACGGGAACGGCAGCATCGAGGATGGGCGGCTGGTGGCCCGGGCGCCGGGGGGCAATCTCTCCTATGTCGGCGAACTGACCTACAAGGATCTCTCGCCCATGGCGGATTTCGCCTTCGCTGCCCTGCGCTCGCTCGATTACGAAGGGCTAGAGGTGGAGATGGGTGGGCCCCTGACCGGCGAAATCGTCACGAGCCTGCGATTCCAGGGGATCAGCCAGGGGCAGGGCGCGCAGAAGAACTTCATCACCCGGCGGGTGGCCGGCCTGCCGTTCCGCTTTGTGATCAACATCCGCGCGGCCTTCTATACGCTGCTCGGAGACCTGCGTTCGATCTACGATCCCGCCAATATCCGTGACCCGCGCGAGATCGGGCTGCTCGATGCCGAGGGCAATCCGATCGAGCGCCCGCCGGGCGAGGCGCCACCCAATGTGCCGCCCCCCGGGCTCCCCGCGGCGGCGCTGCCGCCCGCGCCACCCAATGAACCAACCATTCAGCCCTCCGAAAGCGAGTGAGTGCCATGAGAGCAGCCAAATTGACCAATCCCGCGCCGCCTGCGCATAAGACCCGGATGACGGGAACCAACAGGCTGACGGCGATGGGGGTGCTGGTGCTGGGATCGGCGCTGGCTGGGGGGTGCATCACTGTGAACGCGCCCGATCAGCCGATCGTGATCGAGCTCAACATCAACATCAAAAGCGAAGTTGTATATCGCCTGGCGAATGATGCCGGGAACACGATCGAAGAGAACGCCGACATCTTCTGATGGGGACGAAACGAATGAAACGCAGCCTTGCCCGCACCGCGATTGCCGCCGCCACGGCGGCGCTCGCCCTTGGCGCGATCGCCAGCCCGGCCTTCGCCCAGCGCGATCCGGCCTATGAAGCCGCCCGCGCCAGCGGCGATGTGGGCGAGAAGGTGGATGGCTATCTTGCCGTGGTCGGCTCCGGCACGCCGGCGCTGCGCAAGATGGTGGACGACATCAATATCAAGCGCCGCGCCGTCTATGCGGAGAAGGCGCAGGCCGCCAACGCCACGCTGCAGGAATATGCCTTCACCGCCGGCTGCCTGGCGATCGCGCGCACCTCTCCGGGTGAAAAGTACCAAGCGCCCGATGGCAGCTGGAAGACCCGCACCTCCGCCGCGCCGGAACGCGATCCCCGCTGCCCCTGATCCGGGGCGGGGTGCCGCGGCGCGCAACTGCCCCGCTGCCGGTTGACTCGCATATGCCCCCCGTCTAGGGCGGCGGCGCCCTCGGCGGGCAACTCTTTGCGCGTGCCGGAAACTCCCTCTAAGGAGCCCGGTATGAACGAAGAAACGCCCGAACGGGACTCCATTGGCGAAGATGCGCGGATCGACGCGCTCGAGGAGCGGCTGAAGTCCGCACGCGAGCGGGAAGAAAAGCGCAGAGGGCCGCGGGTGAAGGGTGCCGATGCCGGTTCGCGGCTGGGCAACCGGGTACTCGCGGATTTGCTGGGGGGGCTTCTCGGAGGCACCGTGATCGGCCTGGTGATTGATCGCCTGGCGGGGACGGAGCCCTGGGGTCTGTTGGTTTCGCTGTCCCTCGGGATAGTGGCTGCCTTCAGTAACATTATTCGGATTACGAGCCGGCGCCCGGACTGACCCGATATTGGGGCAGGTGGGGCGCCGCGTTGCAATTCTTTGGGGACTCGAACGACCGTGGCAGCCGAAGCAGGCAGAGTCGATCCGATGCACCAGTTCGCCATCGAGCCGCTGTTCGGCTCGGCAAACTGGCAATTGGCCGGGTATAATATCGCCTTCACCAACAGTGCGCTGTGGATGATGATTGCGGCGCTTGCGCTGTGGATCTTCGTCGCGGGCGGCATGAAGCGCGCGCTCGTGCCCGGGCGCTGGCAGATGGCGGTGGAAACCTTCACCGGCTTCATCGATGATATGCTGGCCACCAACGTGGGCAAGGAAGGGAAGAAATACGTTCCCTATATCTTCTCGCTGTTCATGTTCATCCTCTTCGCCAATTTGCTGGGCCTGATCCCGCTGCCGCTGGCGATGGTGGGCGTCCACGCCTTCACCACCACCAGCCACTTCACGCTCACCGGCGTGCTGGCGATCCTGTCCTTCTCCATCGTGCTGGTGGTCGGCTTCTGGAAGCATGGGCTCCACTTCTTCTCGCTGTTCGTGCCGCATGGCACGCCGCTGCCGATGGTGCCGCTGATCTTCCTGGTGGAGCTGTTCTCCTTCCTGGTGCGCCCCTTCAGCCTCGGCCTGCGACTGTTCGTGGCCATGATGGCCGGACACGTGCTGCTGGAAATCCTCGCCAGCTTCATCATCGACAGCTCGAATGCCGGGCTGGGCTGGGGTGTCCTGATCGGCACGCCGAGCTTCTTCCTGATGCTTGCCATCTGCGCGCTGGAAGTGCTGGTGGCCGGTATCCAGGCCTATGTCTTCGCGCTGTTGACGTCGCTGTACATCAACGACGCCGAAAACCTTCACTGAGTTCGTTCCAACACATAAGTTTTCACAAAGGAGTTTTGTCATGGACATGGAAGCAGCCAAGCTGATCGGCGCCGGTCTCGCGGCGATCGGTGCGGGCCTCGCCTCGATCGGCGTGGGCAACGTCTTCGGTTCGTTCCTCGAGAGCGCCCTGCGCAACCCGGGTGCCGCCGACGGCCAGCAGGGCCGTCTGTTCATCGGCTTCGCCGCTGCCGAGCTTCTGGGCCTGCTGGCCTTCCTCGTCGCGGTGATCCTGATCTTCGTCGCCTGACGAACACTGTCGGGAATGCCGGCCCGCGCCTTGCGCGCGGCCGGCTGCCCGATCCCCTGCAATGACGCGCAAATAGCCGGACCCCATCGATGCCTCAGATAGCCCAATTGGCCTCCACCTATTCCAGCCAGATCTTCTGGCTGCTGGTGATTTTCGGCCTGGTATTCTTCGTCATCGGCCGGGGCATGGTGCCCAAGGTGATGGACACCGTGGCCCTGCGCGATCAGCAGATTTCCAGCGATCTCGCCGCCGCCCAGGCGGCGCGGGACGCGGCGAACGAGCAGGAAGAGGCGTGGCGCAAGCGCGAGAATCAGAATCGCGCCGAAGCCCATGCTTTGATCAATGCCGCCAAGGCGGAAGCCGCCGCGGCGACCGAGAAGAAGCTCTCCGCCGCGCAGAAGCGCATCGACAAGAAGATCGCCGATGCCGAAGCGCGGATCGCGGAAGCGGCCAGCCAGGCGGCGGCGGAAATCGAGACGGTCGCCAGCGAGGCGGCACGTGACATCGTACAGCGTCTCGCCGGAGTGGACGTGAGCGACGCGGCCGCCAAGGCGGCGGTGAAGGAAGCAATGATTCATGGCTGAGCATCCGCCCGAAGTCTTCACCACCAGCGATCCGGAGCTCCCCACCGAAATGACGGGGCACGACGCCGGCCACACCGAACATGCCGAACCCATTGCCCTTGGCCTCACGCCGGGCGGCTGGGTTGGCCTCGCCATGCTGGTCTTCCTCGGCATCCTGATCTGGAAGGGTGTGCTGAAGACGATCGGCGGCGGGCTCGATACCAAGATCGCCGCCATTCGCGAGCAGCTGGAAGAAGCCAAGACACTGCGGCGCGAGGCTGAGGCGCTGCGCGCCGAATATGCGGCCAAGATCGCCAACGCGGAAAAGGACGCGGCGGCCATGCTCGACCATGCCAAGTCCGAGGCCGAGCAGATCGTCGCCAAGGCGCAGGAAGATGCCGAAGCGGTGGTCACCCGGCGCAAGAAGATGGCCGAGGACAAGATCGCCGCGGCCGAACGCGGCGCGGTGGAAGAACTGCGCGCCCGCGCGGCGACTGCCGCGACGCAGGCGGCCCGGGGCCTGATCGCCGGCAAGCATGATGCCGCGGCCGATACGCGGCTGGTGAACGAGACGATCTCCGCTCTCTGACTCTCCGGCCGGGCGCTGCCTGGCCGGATATTATCGCGCCGCCAATGCTTTCCCTTGTAACAGACAAGGAGAGAGACATGAGCGTTTCGGCGATTGCGATCAATTGCACCCTCAAGACCAGCGGCGGCGAAGCCAGCTCCACCGATGCGATGATCGGGGTGCTGCGCAAGGCCTTTGCCAAGCACCACGTCGCGATCGCGGAGACCCTGCGCATCGCCGATTATAACGTGCTCCCCGGCGTGACTTCGGACGAGGGCGAGGGGGACGACTGGCCTGCGCTGCGCGAAAAGATCCTGGCGCATGACATCCTCATCTTCGGCGGCCCCATCTGGCTGGGGCAGATCGGCTCGATCGCCAAGCGGGTGCTGGAGCGGATGGATGCCTTCATTTCCGAAACCGACGAGCAGGGGCGGATGCCGAGCTTCGGCAAGGTAGCCGTCGCTGCGATCGTAGGAAATGAGGACGGCGCGCATATGTCGAGCGCGCAGCTGTTCCAGGGTCTGAACGATTGCGGCTGGACCATTCCCGCAGTGGCGGCCTGCTACTGGGTGGGCGAAGCCATGCAATCGACCGATTTCAAGGAACTGGACGAGACACCCGATCCGGTGGCGAAGACGGCGAAGATGGTCGCCTCTTCCGCCAGCCATCTGGCGGGCCTGCTCAAGGCCAGCCCCTACCCCGGTTAGAAGGCGTCCTTTGCGGCACGCAGCGCGGCAAATGTCTCCACCGCGCCGCCGCCTCCCCAGCGCGCCTGCAGCACGGGATCGTCGGCCCGGAGGAAGGGATTGGTCGCGAGCTCGCGCGCGAGGCCCATCGGCACGGTGGGCTCGCCCGCCGCGCGCCGCCGCTCCACCTCCGCCGCATAGTCCCCAAGCGCTGCGTTCTCCGGATCGGCATGGAGCGCGAAGCGGGCGTTGGCGGCGGTGTATTCATGCGCGCAATAGAGCGTTGTTTCGGGCGGCAGCGCCTTGAGCCGCGAAAGGCTGGCCCAGAACTGCGGCGGCGTGCCTTCGAACATCCTGCCGCAACCCAGGGCGAACAGCGAATCGCCCACGAAGGCCATGCCCGCCGCCGGCAGATGATAGGCGATATGGCCCATGGTGTGGCCGCCCACGTCGATCACCTGCGCGGTCCATTCACCCAGCGAGACGGTGTCCCCGTCCGCCACCGTCCGGTCCACGGCGGCGATCTTCGCCGCATCGCCCGCGGGGGCAGTGATCGTGCAGCCGGTGGCCGCCTTGATCGCCTCGTTCCCGCCCGCATGGTCCGGGTGCCAATGGGTGTTCCAGATCTGCGTGATCCGCCAGCCCTTGCCCTCGGCCTCGCGCAGATAGGCCTCGGCATCGGGCGTATCGATGCACGCGGTCTCCCCGCTCGCGGGATCGTGCAGCAGGAAGCCGTAATTGTCGGACAGGCAGGGGAACTGGTGGACTTCGAGCATTGCGCTACCTCAGATTCAGCTGCCAGCTCACGCCGAAGCGATCGGTGAGCCAGGTGAACAAGCCGCTGAACCCGTAATTGTCCACCGGCATCAGCACTGCACCGCCTTCGCCCAGCTCCGCCGCAAGCTGGCGCAGCTGAGCCGCGTCGTCGCATTCGACGAAGGTGGAGACGGCGGGGGTGAAGGTGAAATCATGCACCGGCGGGCTGTCATAGAGCATGATCTCCAGCCCGCCCACGCGGATGCGGGCCATGGCGATCTGGCCCGCCTGCTCGCCGCCCTCGTGCTCCTGCAGGAACAACTCCTCGAAATCGGGAAAGGCGCTGCGGTAGAGCGCGAGGGCGGCCTTCGCATCGCCCTGGAACATGAGGAACGGTGTCGCCTGCATCGCCGCACTCCTCAGCTGTCGCGCCCGCGCGGGTGGCGGGGCATGGCTTCGGGCAGCATGACCCAGGAATGGCGGCTCTGCTCATAGACGGAGCGGGCCGGCATGGGGAAAGCGGGATCGGCCAGCGCGCCCACGGCGATGCCGATCATCTCGGGATATTTGCCCGGGCGCGAGAAGACGGTGCTGCCGCAGGCGGGGCAGAAACCATGGACGTAATAGGCGCCGCTGTCGGTTTCCCGGCGGTATTCGGTGGCGGGGCCGGTGATGACGACAGAGCCGGCGGGGAAATAGGCCATCACGCCGAAGGGCGAGCCGCTGCGGCGCTGGCAATCGAGGCAGTGGCACAGCACTGTCATGGCCTGCGCTCCGTCGGCGATTTCGGCGGTCAGTACGCCGCATTGGCATCGGGCCTGCATGAGCCCGGTCTAGGCGCTGGGCGCCCGATAGGAAAGGCCCGCCTGCTCGGCTGAGCAGACGGGCCTTTCGCTGTCTTTACGGCAGCCCCCGAAGGGCCGCGCCGAAGGGGCTTACTCGCCCTTCTTCAGCGCTTCGCCGAGGATGTCGCCCAGCGACGCGCCCGAGTCGGACGAGCCGTACTGTTCGACAGCCTGCTTCTCCTCGGAGATCTGGCGTGCCTTGATCGAGAAGTTCGGCTTCTTCGAACGGTCGAAGCCGGTGACCATGGCATCGACCTTCTGGCCGGTCTGGAAGCGGTCGGGGCGCTGTTCGTCCCGGTCGCGGCCCAGATCGCTGCGCTTGATGAAGCCCGTGGCGCCATCTTCGCCCGCCTGCACTTCCAGGCCGCCATCGCGGACTTCGAGCACGGTGACGGTGACGATATCGCCCCGCTTGAGGCCGCCGCCGCCGGCACCGGCCGCGGAAGGCGCACCCTTTTCAAGCTGCTTCATGCCCAGGCTGATGCGTTCCTTGTCCACATCGACATCGAGCACGACGGCATTGACCATCTCGCCCTTGCGGTGGAGCGCCAGCGCGTCCTCGCCCGAAATGCCCCACGCGATGTCGGACATGTGGACCATGCCGTCCACGTCGCCCGGCAGCCCGATGAACAGGCCGAATTCGGTGGCGTTCTTGACTTCGCCTTCGACCACGGAGCCGACCGGATGCTTGTCCGCGAACTCTTCCCACGGATTGCGCTGGGCCTGCTTGAGGCCGAGCGAAATGCGGCGCTTCTCGGAATCCACTTCCAGCACCATCACTTCCACTTCCTGCGAGGTGGAGACGATCTTGCCCGGATGGACGTTCTTCTTGGTCCAGCTCATTTCGGAAACGTGGACCAGGCCTTCGATGCCCGGCTCCAGCTCCACGAAGGCGCCGTATTCGGTGATGTTGGTGACGGTGCCCGTCACCTTGATGCCCACCGGATACTTGGCGCCGACGCCTTCCCACGGATCGCTTTCGAGCTGCTTCATGCCCAGCGAGATGCGCTGCGTATCGGCATTGATGCGGATGATCTGCACGGTGACGGTGTCACCGATGTTGATCACCTCGCTCGGGTGGTTGACGCGCTTGTAGCTCATGTCGGTGACATGCAGCAGGCCGTCGATGCCGCCGAGATCCACGAAGGCGCCGTAGTCGGTGATGTTCTTCACCACGCCGTCGATCACCTGGCCTTCGGACAGCTTGTCGATCAGCTCGCTGCGCTGTTCGGCGCGGGTTTCTTCCAGCACGGCGCGGCGCGACACCACGATGTTGCCGCGGCGGCGGTCCATCTTCAGGATCTGGAAGGGCTGCGGCATGTCCATCAGCGGGGCGACATCGCGCACCGGGCGGATGTCCACCTGGCTGCCGGGCAGGAAGGCCACGGCGCCGTCGAGATCGACGGTGAAGCCGCCCTTCACGCGGCCGAAGATGCGGCCTTCCACGCGCTTGCCTTCGCCGAATTCGCTTTCCAGCTTGTCCCACGCGGCTTCGCGGCGGGCGCGATCGCGGCTGAGCATGGCTTCGCCATCGGCATTTTCGACGCGGTCGACATAGACTTCGACCTCGGAGCCGATCTTCAGCCCGTGATCGTCTTCACCGCGGGCGAATTCCTTCAGCGCGATGCGGCCTTCGCTCTTGAGGCCGACATCGACGATGGCCATGCCATTTTCGATATTGGTGACGGTGCCCTTGACCACGCGGCCCTCGAAGCCGCCGTCCTCGGCGCCGCCGAGCTGTTCATCAAGGAGTTTCGCGAATTCATCGCGCGTCGGATTGGCTGCAGATGCCATATAGGTCGTATTCCTAATTCACGTTTTTCCGGCCAGGCGGTTGTATCCGCCGGTCTTTGTGGCCGAACTGCCCGCATGGCCGAATGCCGCTGCGAGCGCCCATCGGGGCCGTGCCTTGCCAATGGGAACAGGCGCGGCGAACGCGCGGCCTTGCTCCAATTGTCCGGAAACGGTCCTTAGACGGGCGCGCACATACGCGCAGAGCCGCCGAAAAGCAAGCCTGCTGCGCCCTGCCGCACGGCGGCTGCGAGGGGCGGGCTGGAACACGCTGGAACAGGGTTCTTGCGAAGAGGGTGCAACGGGCGGGGGCTTGCGGCGGCGGCGGCGCGCATCCTTCGACAAACTCAGGATGAGCGGATTTGGGTGCCCGGTCAGCGGGCGAGGGAGGCAGTTGTGGCGGGTGCCTGGAACACGTTGGAACAGGGTTCTTTGGCGGAAACGGCACCGAGGGTGCGGGGTGGCCGGTGGGCGGTGCGCGCATCCTTCGACAAGCTCAGGACGAGCGGATTTGGGTGCCCGGTTAGCGGGCGAGGGAGACGGTTGGGGCAGGCGCCTGGAACACGTTGGAACACACTGGAACAGGGTTCGATGGAAAAACCGGCTCCGCATATTTGTGCGGTAAAGCAAGGCCTTGGCGGGCGCGAAAGGGAGCGGACGGCGGATGTACATGCCCGACCGGTTGCACCGTCTGCCGCCCTGTAGGACAGGGCGAGCGGTTCAGCGGCTGGCCAGCCCGTGCTGTTCCACCAGCGCGATGGCGGCGGCGACTGCCGCGTCGCGGTCCAGCTCCGAAGTGTCGAGCACCACGGCATCCTCTGCCACCAGCAACGGGGCTTCGGCACGGTTGCGGTCGCGCTCGTCGCGCCGGCGCAGATCTTCCTCGATCTCCGGCAGCGTATGGCTTTCGCCGCGCAGGGCCATTTCCTTCCAACGGCGCAGCGCGCGGGCTTCCACGCTGGCGGTGACGAACAGCTTCACCTCCGCTTCGGGCGCGATCACCGTGCCGATGTCCCGCCCGTCCAGCACCGCGCCGCCCGGCTGGGTGGCGAAGGCGCGCTGGCGTTCGAACAGCGCCTGCCGCACCGCGCGGTGGACGGAGACGCGGCTGGCGAGGCCGCCGGTTTCCTCATTGCGCAGTTCGGGATTTTCCAGCAGCGAATCGGGGAAGTCCGTGGCGGCCAGCGCGTCGCTCTCATCCTCGGGATCGCCGCCATTGGCGAAGATCTGATAGCCCACGGCGCGATAAAGCAGCCCGGTGTCGAGATGCGGGAGCCCGAAATGCGCCGCCAGCGCCTTGGCGATCGTCCCCTTGCCCGAAGCGGTCGGGCCATCCACGGCAATGATCATGCCGGGGCGGCCCCGTCCAGCAGCGCTTCGAAATCGGGGAAGCTGGTGCGGATGGGGGCGGTGTCGTCGATCTCCACGCCCGCTTCGCTGGCAAGGCCGGCCACTGCCATGCTCATGGCGATGCGGTGATCGAGATGGGTTGCCACCCGGGCCGGGCCGCCGGGCAGGCGCACGCCGCCGGTGCCGTCGATCACCAGCCCGTCGGGCCGTTCCTCCACCTGCGCGCCGGTGCTGCGCAGCGCCTCGGCCATCACCGCCAGGCGATCGGATTCCTTGACGCGCAATTCCTCCAGTCCGCTGGTGGTGGTGCGGCCATGGGCCAGCGCGGCGGCAACGAACAGCACGGGAAATTCGTCGATCATGCTGGCGGCCACTGCCGGATCGACTGCGATGCCGTGCAGGGCGGAATGGCGCACGCGCAGATCGGCCACCGGCTCCCCACCCACGTCGCGGGCGTTCTCTTCCGTAATGTCTCCGCCCATCTGCCGCAGCACGGCCAGCAGGCCGGCGCGGGTGGGATTGAGACCGACATTCTCGATCACCAGCTCGCTGCCCGGCACGATCAGCGCCGCGACCATGAAGAAGGCGGCGGAGGAAGGATCGCCGGGCACTTCGATTACCTGACCCTGCAGGCGGGCGGGACCGTGGAGGGCGATGATCCGCTCGCCATCGCGTTCCTCCACCTCCAGATCGGCGCCGAAGCCCTTCAGCATCCGCTCCGTATGGTCGCGCGTGGGCACGGGCTCGATCACCCGCGTGGTGCCGTGCGCGTTGAGGCCGGCCAGCAGCACCGCGCTCTTCACCTGCGCGCTGGCCACGGGCAGGCGATAGGTGATCGGATGCGCGGCGCGCGCGCCATGCAGGGTAAGCGGCAGCGTGCCGCCGGGGCTGGCGGCGAAGGCTGCGCCCATTTCGCCCAGCGGTTCCGTCACCCGGCCCATCGGCCGGCGCGACAGGCTGGCGTCGCCGGTGAGGGTGACGGTGAGCGGATGGCTGGCAAGGATGCCCATCAGCAGGCGGGTGGAGGTGCCGCTGTTGCCCATTTCCAGCGGCTCGGCCGGCTGCTGCAGATTGCCGATGCCGGTGCCCTGCACGCGCCATTCGCCGGGGCCCTCGCGGTTGATCGTGGCGCCCATGGCGCGCAGGGCGGCGGCGGTGGCCAGCACGTCCTCCCCTTCCAGCAGCCCGGTGATGCGCGTTTCGCCTTCTGCCAGCGCGCCGAACATCAGCGCACGGTGGCTGATCGACTTGTCGCCCGGCACGCGGATACGACCGGTGAGCGGCCCCGTGGGGGTGAAGCGGCGCGGCGTGGGGAGGGCGGCGGAATGCGCGTTCAAGGGCCTGTCTTCCTGCGCTGGTTTCGGATGAGGGCGGGCTTTTGACAGCGCGGGGGGGCTGTGGCAAGGCGCCCGGGCTCTTGATTGCGCCTCTTGATTCCGGCCCTTGATTGTGATCGGGGGCGTCTCCATCAAGTCTTGCGAATTTACTGGCTCGCCCGTGGGCGGGCATACGAGGATATTTACATGGTCAAGCCTGAGTGGGGCACGAAGCGCAACTGCCCCAAATGCGGTGAGCGCTTTTACGACCTCGGCAAGGACGATCCCGTTGTCTGCATCGAATGCGGCAACGAATGGCAGCCCGAGCCGGTGCTGAAGTCCAAGCAGCCCATTCCCTTCGAGGAAGTGGAGAAGGACAAGAAGCCCGAGGAGCAGGATTCGGATCTCGGGGACGAGGATCTGGACATCGACGAGGATGAGGATTCGCCTGACAACGACGTCGATCTCGGCGGCGATGACGATCTGGGCGTGTCCGGTTCCTCCGACGAGAACGAAGAGGACAATTAAGCTCTTGCGCTGGGGCGGGTCTGCTCATAAAGGGCGGCCCTCCCGAGCCTTGGTGCTTCGGGTGCCGCACCTCCCAGGGTGCGGGAAATTCGGTGAACATGGGGCCGTAGCTCAGCTGGGAGAGCGCTACAATGGCATTGTAGAGGTCAGGGGTTCGATCCCCCTCGGCTCCACCACCGTACGAAAACTGGGACTGTTCCCACGCTGGCTGACGAGTTCTCGTCCGCCGGCGTTTTTGGCGTTTTAGGGGTTGCGGGCCTGCCGATGCACGGCGGCGCGGAAATCCCGGCAGAGGCGGGCGTCGTAAGTCCGGAGTGAAGCGAGG is a window from the Altererythrobacter sp. B11 genome containing:
- a CDS encoding GFA family protein — its product is MTVLCHCLDCQRRSGSPFGVMAYFPAGSVVITGPATEYRRETDSGAYYVHGFCPACGSTVFSRPGKYPEMIGIAVGALADPAFPMPARSVYEQSRHSWVMLPEAMPRHPRGRDS
- a CDS encoding FYDLN acid domain-containing protein codes for the protein MVKPEWGTKRNCPKCGERFYDLGKDDPVVCIECGNEWQPEPVLKSKQPIPFEEVEKDKKPEEQDSDLGDEDLDIDEDEDSPDNDVDLGGDDDLGVSGSSDENEEDN
- a CDS encoding VOC family protein, producing the protein MQATPFLMFQGDAKAALALYRSAFPDFEELFLQEHEGGEQAGQIAMARIRVGGLEIMLYDSPPVHDFTFTPAVSTFVECDDAAQLRQLAAELGEGGAVLMPVDNYGFSGLFTWLTDRFGVSWQLNLR
- the rpsA gene encoding 30S ribosomal protein S1; translation: MASAANPTRDEFAKLLDEQLGGAEDGGFEGRVVKGTVTNIENGMAIVDVGLKSEGRIALKEFARGEDDHGLKIGSEVEVYVDRVENADGEAMLSRDRARREAAWDKLESEFGEGKRVEGRIFGRVKGGFTVDLDGAVAFLPGSQVDIRPVRDVAPLMDMPQPFQILKMDRRRGNIVVSRRAVLEETRAEQRSELIDKLSEGQVIDGVVKNITDYGAFVDLGGIDGLLHVTDMSYKRVNHPSEVINIGDTVTVQIIRINADTQRISLGMKQLESDPWEGVGAKYPVGIKVTGTVTNITEYGAFVELEPGIEGLVHVSEMSWTKKNVHPGKIVSTSQEVEVMVLEVDSEKRRISLGLKQAQRNPWEEFADKHPVGSVVEGEVKNATEFGLFIGLPGDVDGMVHMSDIAWGISGEDALALHRKGEMVNAVVLDVDVDKERISLGMKQLEKGAPSAAGAGGGGLKRGDIVTVTVLEVRDGGLEVQAGEDGATGFIKRSDLGRDRDEQRPDRFQTGQKVDAMVTGFDRSKKPNFSIKARQISEEKQAVEQYGSSDSGASLGDILGEALKKGE
- the aroA gene encoding 3-phosphoshikimate 1-carboxyvinyltransferase — translated: MNAHSAALPTPRRFTPTGPLTGRIRVPGDKSISHRALMFGALAEGETRITGLLEGEDVLATAAALRAMGATINREGPGEWRVQGTGIGNLQQPAEPLEMGNSGTSTRLLMGILASHPLTVTLTGDASLSRRPMGRVTEPLGEMGAAFAASPGGTLPLTLHGARAAHPITYRLPVASAQVKSAVLLAGLNAHGTTRVIEPVPTRDHTERMLKGFGADLEVEERDGERIIALHGPARLQGQVIEVPGDPSSAAFFMVAALIVPGSELVIENVGLNPTRAGLLAVLRQMGGDITEENARDVGGEPVADLRVRHSALHGIAVDPAVAASMIDEFPVLFVAAALAHGRTTTSGLEELRVKESDRLAVMAEALRSTGAQVEERPDGLVIDGTGGVRLPGGPARVATHLDHRIAMSMAVAGLASEAGVEIDDTAPIRTSFPDFEALLDGAAPA
- a CDS encoding (d)CMP kinase gives rise to the protein MIIAVDGPTASGKGTIAKALAAHFGLPHLDTGLLYRAVGYQIFANGGDPEDESDALAATDFPDSLLENPELRNEETGGLASRVSVHRAVRQALFERQRAFATQPGGAVLDGRDIGTVIAPEAEVKLFVTASVEARALRRWKEMALRGESHTLPEIEEDLRRRDERDRNRAEAPLLVAEDAVVLDTSELDRDAAVAAAIALVEQHGLASR